Proteins found in one Taeniopygia guttata chromosome 27, bTaeGut7.mat, whole genome shotgun sequence genomic segment:
- the GPATCH8 gene encoding G patch domain-containing protein 8 isoform X1 encodes MADRFSRFNEDRDFQGNHFDQYEEGHLEIEQASLDKPIESDNIGHRLLQKHGWKLGQGLGKSLQGRTDPIPIVVKYDVMGMGRMEMELDYAEDATERRRVLEVEKEDTEELRQKYKDYVDKEKAIAKALEDLRANFYCELCDKQYQKHQEFDNHINSYDHAHKQEGTRDYCPTGMIADVLKANPSNLGVQITRRLKDLKQREFARNVSSRSRKDERKQEKALRRLHELAEQRRQPECAPGSGPMFRTTTVAVDEEGGDDDDSAANSGSFVQMSSGQATEMTTDRGFLNTGQGTVMPAQGAQAISFGIKSSLGTPLQKIGVSFSFAKKTPVKLETIASVFKDHVDESSSADGAKGDEKGSSEAGSLQKSGEGEGTNNSDGKAEDDDQHDKDSGALASTLSKLKKMRREDGPTAVEPEYYHYIPPAHCKVKPNFQFLLFMKATEQTEAENVNKKNAHEVKKGSSPKPKPSKHTEKAAESTGQQKEQSTTETAAQQGKTERKDIPENENTQESKHLPESNPPEPDAAKEAPPPASGCRDGSEGPKHPMGPFFPVLSKDESTTLQWPSELLIFTKAEPSVSYSCNPLYFDFKLSRNKDAKGKGAEKSKDQGGLCKDNAQSTEPGEVSKTKEAESVGNSSAQKMENKSQSKQESGLGSVGKGEGEDTSKSVTGKSKSGRSHKHKKKKKHKKSSRHKRKHKEEAEEKARKAELGEEKPKKRKRHRHKKGKSSLSTESDRALKPELSEDCSHFQKKKRCSQESQRKSLSAEEGSSSKKEDGGNSCQEHGSKRHKAELQQVPGVRRRCPALSQPRGGCRSQQSSGDDDSDEGSPGKHCRQKSPSQYSDDYDSGSEHSRSRSRSGRRHSSHRSYSTSSDASSEHSRYSRHRSYSDDSYSDYSDRSRCHSKRSQDSEDDSDYNSSNHRSKRRKYSSSEDDYSSSRSRSRSRSRSRSDPRGRSRSRSRGRSRSSSCSRSRSKRRSRSVTGRSWKRSRSYSRDRSRSTRSHSQRSLSRKGSRGHESPEERRSGRRDFIRSKIYRSQSPHYFRTGRGEGSLLKKEDGKGEDLKGSSSLSQNSSGSGMGRALEGDCSPEERNSVTAKLLLEKVQSRKVEKKPCVTDEMLSGANKVGIKLKDPPQGYFGPKLPPSLGNKPVLPLIGKLPTIRKPNSKRYEESGLERGEEQELSDAEDGSQGMEDGQLAGQSLLEDVVMVIQDKPLDEQKRDEASVEMPSLPLDAPALPECFGSGDLVMPHNFLSDPSDGDGLEPMDRGNQPVPVETSMMPLDVEHFPGYVPQSGEPNMEGDREGGEDSSLAPLESQPITFTPEEMEKYSKLQQAAQQHIQQQLLAKQVKAFPASAALAPAAPALQPIHIQQPAAASATSITTVQHAILQHHAAAAAAAIGIHPHPHPQPLAQVHHIPQPHLTPISLSHLTHSIIPGHPATFLASHPIHIIPASAIHPGPFTFHPVPHALYPTLLAPRPAAAAAATALHLHPLLHPIFSGQDLQHPPSHGT; translated from the exons TTTGACAACCACATAAACTCTTACGACCATGCTCACAAGCAG GAAGGAACTCGGGATTATTGCCCAACAGGGATGATAG CTGATGTATTGAAAGCAAACCCTTCTAATTTGGGAGTCCAGATCACAAGA AGGTTGAAAGATCTCAAGCAGAGGGAATTTGCTCGCAATGTCTCGTCAAGATCCCGGAAAGATGAGAGGAAGCAGGAGAAAGCCCTGCGGCGCCTGCACGAGCTGGCTGAGCAGAGGAGGCAGCCTGAGTG TGCTCCTGGAAGTGGGCCCATGTTCAGGACCACCACGGTGGCTGTGGACGAGGAAGGTGGAGATGACGATGATTCCGCAGCCAACAGTGGCTCCTTTGTCCAGatgagctctggccaggccaCAGAGATGACCACGGACAGAGGCTTCCTGAACACTGGACAAGGCACTGTGATGCCTGCCCAGGGGGCACAGGCCATCAGCTTTGGCATTAAGAGCTCTCTGGGAACTCCACTACAGAAGATCGGGGTGTCCTTTTCCTTTGCCAAGAAGACCCCAGTGAAGCTGGAGACCATCGCTTCTGTTTTCAAGGACCACGTGGACGAGTCCAGTTCTGCAGATGGGGCAAAAGGTGATGAGAAGGGATCCTCGGAGGCTGGCAGCCTGCAGAAGTCTGGGGAGGGTGAAGGCACCAATAATTCTGATGGCAAGGCAGAGGATGATGACCAGCATGACAAGGACAGCGGGGCTCTAGCCAGCACCTTATCCAAACTGAAGAAGATGAGGCGAGAAGATGGACCAACAGCTGTAGAACCAGAATATTACCACTACATCCCCCCAGCCCACTGTAAAGTAAAGCCCAACTTTCAATTCCTGCTTTTCATGAAGGCTACTGAGCAAACAGAAGCGGAAAATGTGAACAAAAAAAACGCGCACGAAGTGAAAAAGGGGAGttcccccaaacccaaacccagcaagcacacagaaaaggctgctgagagcacagggcagcagaaggagcagagtACTACTGAaactgcagctcagcagggcaaAACAGAACGAAAGGACATCCCAGAGAATGAAAATACACAGGAGAGCAAGCACCTTCCAGAGAGCAATCCCCCTGAGCCAGACGCTGCTAAAGaagctcctcctcctgcctcgGGCTGCAGAGATGGCTCTGAGGGACCAAAGCACCCCATGGGaccttttttccctgttctgaGTAAGGACGAGAGCACGACACTGCAGTGGCCTTCAGAGCTGCTCATCTTCACCAAAGCTGAGCCCTCTGTATCCTACAGCTGCAACCCCCTGTACTTCGACTTCAAGCTCTCCCGTAACAAGGATGCAAAAGGGAAAGGGGCAGAGAAATCCAAGGATCAAGGGGGGCTTTGTAAAGACAACGCTCAGAGCACAGAACCTGGTGAGGTAAGCAAAACCAAGGAGGCTGAAAGCGTAGGGAACAGTTCTGctcagaaaatggaaaacaaatccCAGAGTAAGCAGGAGTCCGGTCTGGGAAGTGTCGGTAAGGGAGAGGGGGAGGACACCAGTAAGAGTGTAACGGGTAAGAGTAAATCTGGAAGGTCCcataaacacaaaaagaaaaagaagcacaaAAAGTCCAGCAGACACAAACGCAAACATAAGGAGGAAGCTGAGGAGAAGGCCCggaaagctgagctgggggAAGAGAAACCCAAGAAACGGAAAAGGCACAGGCACAAAAAAGGTAAATCCTCCCTTTCGACAGAGTCAGATCGGGCGCTGAAACCTGAACTGTCTGAAGACTGCAGccatttccagaagaaaaagcGATGCTCCCAGGAGTCCCAGAGGAAATCCCTGTCTGCTgaggagggaagcagcagtaaaAAAGAAGACGGGGGTAACTCCTGCCAAGAGCACGGCAGCAAAAGGCACAAGGCTGAGCTGCAACAGGTGCCTGGCGTGAGGAGGCgctgcccagctctgtcccagccccgGGGCGGCTGCCGGAGCCAGCAGAGCAGCGGTGACGATGACAGTGACGAGGGCTCCCCTGGCAAGCACTGCCGCCAGAAGTCCCCGTCGCAGTACAGCGACGACTACGACTCGGGCAGTGAGCACTCCCGCAGCCGCTCCCGCTCGGGCCGCAGGCACTCCTCACACAGGTCCTACTCCACCAGCTCGGACGCATCCTCGGAGCACAGCCGCTACAGCCGCCACAGGAGCTACTCGGACGACAGCTACAGCGACTACAGCGACCGCTCCCGCTGCCACTCCAAGCGCTCCCAGGACTCGGAGGATGACTCTGACTACAACAGCTCAAACCACCGCTCAAAGCGGCGCAAATACTCCTCGTCGGAAGATGACTACAGCTCGAGCAGGAGCAGGTCCAGGAGTCGGAGCAGGAGCCGAAGCGACCCTCGAGGCAGGTCGAGATCGAGGAGCCGGGGCAGGAgccgcagcagcagctgcagccgcaGTCGGAGCAAGAGGAGGAGCCGCAGCGTGACGGGCCGCAGCTGGAAGCGCAGCCGCAGCTACAGCCGGGACCGCAGCCGCAGCACCCGCAGCCACTCACAGAGGTCCCTGTCACGGAAGGGCTCGCGGGGCCACGAGAGCCCCGAGGAGCGAAGGTCTGGCAGAAGGGACTTCATTAGGTCTAAGATCTATCGCTCCCAGTCTCCTCACTACTTCCGGACAGGCCGAGGTGAAGGGTCGCTGCTGAAGAAGGAGGATGGCAAAGGAGAGGATCTGAAAGGATCCAGCTCCCTGTCCCAGAACAGCAGCGGCTCTGGCATGGGGCGGGCCTTGGAAGGGGACTGCAGTCCTGAGGAGAGGAACTCTGTCACTGCAAAGCTGCTCTTGGAAAAGGTGCAGTCCAGGAAGGTTGAGAAGAAGCCCTGCGTCACTGACGAGATGCTATCAGGGGCAAACAAAGTGGGCATAAAGCTCAAAGATCCTCCCCAGGGGTACTTTGGCCCCAAACTGCCTCCTTCATTAGGCAACAAACCAGTTCTGCCCTTAATTGGGAAGCTACCAACTATTCGGAAACCAAACTCCAAAAGATACGAGGAGTCTGGCTTGGAGAGGGGCgaggagcaggagctgtcaGATGCTGAGGATGGTTCCCAAGGCATGGAGGACGGTCAGCTGGCCGGCCAGTCTCTCCTGGAAGATGTGGTGATGGTAATTCAGGACAAACCTCTGGATGAGCAGAAACGTGATGAAGCCTCTGTGGAGATGCCGTCCCTCCCCCTGGACGCGCCGGCGCTCCCTGAGTGCTTTGGCTCCGGAGATCTGGTCATGCCACACAACTTCCTCTCGGATCCCAGCGATGGTGACGGGCTGGAGCCTATGGACAGGGGCAACCAGCCAGTCCCAGTGGAAACCAGTATGATGCCCTTAGATGTTGAGCACTTTCCTGGCTACGTGCCTCAGAGCGGGGAGCCGAACATGGAAGGAGATCGGGAGGGGGGAGAAGATTCCTCTCTAGCCCCGCTGGAGAGCCAGCCCATCACCTTCACACCCGAGGAGATGGAGAAGTACAGCAAGCTGCAGCAGGCCgcccagcagcacatccagcagcagctgctggccaaGCAAGTGAAAGCCTTCCCTGCCTCAGCCGCCCTGGCCCCGGCCGCGCCCGCGCTCCAGCCCATCCACATCCAGCAGCCGGCCGCGGCCTCGGCCACGTCCATCACCACGGTGCAGCACGCCATCCTGCAGCACCacgctgctgccgccgccgctgccatCGGCATCCACCCCCACCCGCACCCACAGCCCCTCGCTCAGGTCCACCACATCCCCCAGCCACACCTGACACCCATTTCCTTGTCCCACCTCACCCACTCCATTATTCCGGGGCACCCCGCCACGTTCCTGGCCAGCCACCCCATCCACATCATTCCGGCGTCTGCCATCCACCCGGGCCCCTTCACCTTCCACCCTGTCCCTCACGCTCTCTACCCCACCCTCCTGGCTCCCAGGCCAgcagccgctgctgctgccacagccctgcaccTCCACCCTCTCCTGCACCCCATTTTCTCAGGACAGGACTTGCAGCATCCACCCAGCCACGGCACATGA
- the GPATCH8 gene encoding G patch domain-containing protein 8 isoform X3: MGMGRMEMELDYAEDATERRRVLEVEKEDTEELRQKYKDYVDKEKAIAKALEDLRANFYCELCDKQYQKHQEFDNHINSYDHAHKQEGTRDYCPTGMIADVLKANPSNLGVQITRRLKDLKQREFARNVSSRSRKDERKQEKALRRLHELAEQRRQPECAPGSGPMFRTTTVAVDEEGGDDDDSAANSGSFVQMSSGQATEMTTDRGFLNTGQGTVMPAQGAQAISFGIKSSLGTPLQKIGVSFSFAKKTPVKLETIASVFKDHVDESSSADGAKGDEKGSSEAGSLQKSGEGEGTNNSDGKAEDDDQHDKDSGALASTLSKLKKMRREDGPTAVEPEYYHYIPPAHCKVKPNFQFLLFMKATEQTEAENVNKKNAHEVKKGSSPKPKPSKHTEKAAESTGQQKEQSTTETAAQQGKTERKDIPENENTQESKHLPESNPPEPDAAKEAPPPASGCRDGSEGPKHPMGPFFPVLSKDESTTLQWPSELLIFTKAEPSVSYSCNPLYFDFKLSRNKDAKGKGAEKSKDQGGLCKDNAQSTEPGEVSKTKEAESVGNSSAQKMENKSQSKQESGLGSVGKGEGEDTSKSVTGKSKSGRSHKHKKKKKHKKSSRHKRKHKEEAEEKARKAELGEEKPKKRKRHRHKKGKSSLSTESDRALKPELSEDCSHFQKKKRCSQESQRKSLSAEEGSSSKKEDGGNSCQEHGSKRHKAELQQVPGVRRRCPALSQPRGGCRSQQSSGDDDSDEGSPGKHCRQKSPSQYSDDYDSGSEHSRSRSRSGRRHSSHRSYSTSSDASSEHSRYSRHRSYSDDSYSDYSDRSRCHSKRSQDSEDDSDYNSSNHRSKRRKYSSSEDDYSSSRSRSRSRSRSRSDPRGRSRSRSRGRSRSSSCSRSRSKRRSRSVTGRSWKRSRSYSRDRSRSTRSHSQRSLSRKGSRGHESPEERRSGRRDFIRSKIYRSQSPHYFRTGRGEGSLLKKEDGKGEDLKGSSSLSQNSSGSGMGRALEGDCSPEERNSVTAKLLLEKVQSRKVEKKPCVTDEMLSGANKVGIKLKDPPQGYFGPKLPPSLGNKPVLPLIGKLPTIRKPNSKRYEESGLERGEEQELSDAEDGSQGMEDGQLAGQSLLEDVVMVIQDKPLDEQKRDEASVEMPSLPLDAPALPECFGSGDLVMPHNFLSDPSDGDGLEPMDRGNQPVPVETSMMPLDVEHFPGYVPQSGEPNMEGDREGGEDSSLAPLESQPITFTPEEMEKYSKLQQAAQQHIQQQLLAKQVKAFPASAALAPAAPALQPIHIQQPAAASATSITTVQHAILQHHAAAAAAAIGIHPHPHPQPLAQVHHIPQPHLTPISLSHLTHSIIPGHPATFLASHPIHIIPASAIHPGPFTFHPVPHALYPTLLAPRPAAAAAATALHLHPLLHPIFSGQDLQHPPSHGT; encoded by the exons TTTGACAACCACATAAACTCTTACGACCATGCTCACAAGCAG GAAGGAACTCGGGATTATTGCCCAACAGGGATGATAG CTGATGTATTGAAAGCAAACCCTTCTAATTTGGGAGTCCAGATCACAAGA AGGTTGAAAGATCTCAAGCAGAGGGAATTTGCTCGCAATGTCTCGTCAAGATCCCGGAAAGATGAGAGGAAGCAGGAGAAAGCCCTGCGGCGCCTGCACGAGCTGGCTGAGCAGAGGAGGCAGCCTGAGTG TGCTCCTGGAAGTGGGCCCATGTTCAGGACCACCACGGTGGCTGTGGACGAGGAAGGTGGAGATGACGATGATTCCGCAGCCAACAGTGGCTCCTTTGTCCAGatgagctctggccaggccaCAGAGATGACCACGGACAGAGGCTTCCTGAACACTGGACAAGGCACTGTGATGCCTGCCCAGGGGGCACAGGCCATCAGCTTTGGCATTAAGAGCTCTCTGGGAACTCCACTACAGAAGATCGGGGTGTCCTTTTCCTTTGCCAAGAAGACCCCAGTGAAGCTGGAGACCATCGCTTCTGTTTTCAAGGACCACGTGGACGAGTCCAGTTCTGCAGATGGGGCAAAAGGTGATGAGAAGGGATCCTCGGAGGCTGGCAGCCTGCAGAAGTCTGGGGAGGGTGAAGGCACCAATAATTCTGATGGCAAGGCAGAGGATGATGACCAGCATGACAAGGACAGCGGGGCTCTAGCCAGCACCTTATCCAAACTGAAGAAGATGAGGCGAGAAGATGGACCAACAGCTGTAGAACCAGAATATTACCACTACATCCCCCCAGCCCACTGTAAAGTAAAGCCCAACTTTCAATTCCTGCTTTTCATGAAGGCTACTGAGCAAACAGAAGCGGAAAATGTGAACAAAAAAAACGCGCACGAAGTGAAAAAGGGGAGttcccccaaacccaaacccagcaagcacacagaaaaggctgctgagagcacagggcagcagaaggagcagagtACTACTGAaactgcagctcagcagggcaaAACAGAACGAAAGGACATCCCAGAGAATGAAAATACACAGGAGAGCAAGCACCTTCCAGAGAGCAATCCCCCTGAGCCAGACGCTGCTAAAGaagctcctcctcctgcctcgGGCTGCAGAGATGGCTCTGAGGGACCAAAGCACCCCATGGGaccttttttccctgttctgaGTAAGGACGAGAGCACGACACTGCAGTGGCCTTCAGAGCTGCTCATCTTCACCAAAGCTGAGCCCTCTGTATCCTACAGCTGCAACCCCCTGTACTTCGACTTCAAGCTCTCCCGTAACAAGGATGCAAAAGGGAAAGGGGCAGAGAAATCCAAGGATCAAGGGGGGCTTTGTAAAGACAACGCTCAGAGCACAGAACCTGGTGAGGTAAGCAAAACCAAGGAGGCTGAAAGCGTAGGGAACAGTTCTGctcagaaaatggaaaacaaatccCAGAGTAAGCAGGAGTCCGGTCTGGGAAGTGTCGGTAAGGGAGAGGGGGAGGACACCAGTAAGAGTGTAACGGGTAAGAGTAAATCTGGAAGGTCCcataaacacaaaaagaaaaagaagcacaaAAAGTCCAGCAGACACAAACGCAAACATAAGGAGGAAGCTGAGGAGAAGGCCCggaaagctgagctgggggAAGAGAAACCCAAGAAACGGAAAAGGCACAGGCACAAAAAAGGTAAATCCTCCCTTTCGACAGAGTCAGATCGGGCGCTGAAACCTGAACTGTCTGAAGACTGCAGccatttccagaagaaaaagcGATGCTCCCAGGAGTCCCAGAGGAAATCCCTGTCTGCTgaggagggaagcagcagtaaaAAAGAAGACGGGGGTAACTCCTGCCAAGAGCACGGCAGCAAAAGGCACAAGGCTGAGCTGCAACAGGTGCCTGGCGTGAGGAGGCgctgcccagctctgtcccagccccgGGGCGGCTGCCGGAGCCAGCAGAGCAGCGGTGACGATGACAGTGACGAGGGCTCCCCTGGCAAGCACTGCCGCCAGAAGTCCCCGTCGCAGTACAGCGACGACTACGACTCGGGCAGTGAGCACTCCCGCAGCCGCTCCCGCTCGGGCCGCAGGCACTCCTCACACAGGTCCTACTCCACCAGCTCGGACGCATCCTCGGAGCACAGCCGCTACAGCCGCCACAGGAGCTACTCGGACGACAGCTACAGCGACTACAGCGACCGCTCCCGCTGCCACTCCAAGCGCTCCCAGGACTCGGAGGATGACTCTGACTACAACAGCTCAAACCACCGCTCAAAGCGGCGCAAATACTCCTCGTCGGAAGATGACTACAGCTCGAGCAGGAGCAGGTCCAGGAGTCGGAGCAGGAGCCGAAGCGACCCTCGAGGCAGGTCGAGATCGAGGAGCCGGGGCAGGAgccgcagcagcagctgcagccgcaGTCGGAGCAAGAGGAGGAGCCGCAGCGTGACGGGCCGCAGCTGGAAGCGCAGCCGCAGCTACAGCCGGGACCGCAGCCGCAGCACCCGCAGCCACTCACAGAGGTCCCTGTCACGGAAGGGCTCGCGGGGCCACGAGAGCCCCGAGGAGCGAAGGTCTGGCAGAAGGGACTTCATTAGGTCTAAGATCTATCGCTCCCAGTCTCCTCACTACTTCCGGACAGGCCGAGGTGAAGGGTCGCTGCTGAAGAAGGAGGATGGCAAAGGAGAGGATCTGAAAGGATCCAGCTCCCTGTCCCAGAACAGCAGCGGCTCTGGCATGGGGCGGGCCTTGGAAGGGGACTGCAGTCCTGAGGAGAGGAACTCTGTCACTGCAAAGCTGCTCTTGGAAAAGGTGCAGTCCAGGAAGGTTGAGAAGAAGCCCTGCGTCACTGACGAGATGCTATCAGGGGCAAACAAAGTGGGCATAAAGCTCAAAGATCCTCCCCAGGGGTACTTTGGCCCCAAACTGCCTCCTTCATTAGGCAACAAACCAGTTCTGCCCTTAATTGGGAAGCTACCAACTATTCGGAAACCAAACTCCAAAAGATACGAGGAGTCTGGCTTGGAGAGGGGCgaggagcaggagctgtcaGATGCTGAGGATGGTTCCCAAGGCATGGAGGACGGTCAGCTGGCCGGCCAGTCTCTCCTGGAAGATGTGGTGATGGTAATTCAGGACAAACCTCTGGATGAGCAGAAACGTGATGAAGCCTCTGTGGAGATGCCGTCCCTCCCCCTGGACGCGCCGGCGCTCCCTGAGTGCTTTGGCTCCGGAGATCTGGTCATGCCACACAACTTCCTCTCGGATCCCAGCGATGGTGACGGGCTGGAGCCTATGGACAGGGGCAACCAGCCAGTCCCAGTGGAAACCAGTATGATGCCCTTAGATGTTGAGCACTTTCCTGGCTACGTGCCTCAGAGCGGGGAGCCGAACATGGAAGGAGATCGGGAGGGGGGAGAAGATTCCTCTCTAGCCCCGCTGGAGAGCCAGCCCATCACCTTCACACCCGAGGAGATGGAGAAGTACAGCAAGCTGCAGCAGGCCgcccagcagcacatccagcagcagctgctggccaaGCAAGTGAAAGCCTTCCCTGCCTCAGCCGCCCTGGCCCCGGCCGCGCCCGCGCTCCAGCCCATCCACATCCAGCAGCCGGCCGCGGCCTCGGCCACGTCCATCACCACGGTGCAGCACGCCATCCTGCAGCACCacgctgctgccgccgccgctgccatCGGCATCCACCCCCACCCGCACCCACAGCCCCTCGCTCAGGTCCACCACATCCCCCAGCCACACCTGACACCCATTTCCTTGTCCCACCTCACCCACTCCATTATTCCGGGGCACCCCGCCACGTTCCTGGCCAGCCACCCCATCCACATCATTCCGGCGTCTGCCATCCACCCGGGCCCCTTCACCTTCCACCCTGTCCCTCACGCTCTCTACCCCACCCTCCTGGCTCCCAGGCCAgcagccgctgctgctgccacagccctgcaccTCCACCCTCTCCTGCACCCCATTTTCTCAGGACAGGACTTGCAGCATCCACCCAGCCACGGCACATGA